One region of Wyeomyia smithii strain HCP4-BCI-WySm-NY-G18 chromosome 3, ASM2978416v1, whole genome shotgun sequence genomic DNA includes:
- the LOC129729608 gene encoding DNA-binding protein Ewg isoform X5, translated as MASISIMNSVEEMDLIEDDNITGASDDDDDGDPSSPGSAYDDGTNLLNVAMENEVTAQLVAAGVVGVAAAAAITSSKKKKRPHSFETNPSIRKRQQNRLLRKLRQTIFEYATRVGQQAVVLVATPGKPNNIFKVFGAKPLEDVLKNLRSNVMDKLDEALAAQAPPRVQDDPSLFELPPLIIDGIPTPVEKMTQAQLRAFIPLMLKYSTGRGKPGWGRDSTRPAWWPKELPWANVRMDARTEEEKQKISWTHALRKIVINCYKYHGREDLLPAFSEEDEKANAIATANSNVEQIKIQNTNVITTTTTSGNSLASSSSSNSNGQQQQQQIIIQHQPNGTITTTTSNAPQTQTHQIIKEVSDGTIQIQTQSSPTQTLNAQVCLDSMALSDVDYTHTVLQTIQNADGTMSIIQVDPNNPIITLPDGTTAQVQGIATLQAQGDNGVHTIQTISDGQGESMSVDLTEATLGQDGQLIITGEDGQEYSYSGFPVNVSGMITLPVSAQMYQTMVANIQQLPNGDGTVCITPMQVENGETMETITVGPGMHQMMIQGAAGSEPQVLQVLSLKDASVLTKAMAAIGDVKTDEATIIEH; from the exons ATGGCCAGCATAAGCATCATGAACTCGGTGGAGGAAATGGATCTGATCGAGGACGATAACATCACTGGCGCGTCGGATGACGACGATGACGGGGATCCGAGTAGTCCGGGCAGTGCATACGACGATGGAACCAACCTGCTTAACGTGGCCATGGAAAATGAAGTCACCGCACAGCTGGTAGCCGCCGGTGTGGTCGGAGTGGCAGCCGCTGCCGCCATTACATCATCCAAGAAAAAGAAACGTCCGCATTCGTTTGAGACAAATCCGTCGATCCGAAAACGGCAGCAAAATCGATTGTTACGAAAATTGAGG CAAACCATCTTCGAGTACGCCACCCGCGTCGGACAGCAGGCGGTCGTTCTGGTAGCCACTCCCGGCAAGCCAAACAACATTTTCAAAGTATTCGGAGCCAAACCTCTCGAGGATGTACTGAAAAATCTGCGCTCCAATGTAATGGACAAACTGGACGAAGCACTGGCAGCACAGGCTCCGCCGCGCGTCCAAGACGATCCGTCTCTGTTCGAACTTCCCCCACTAATTATAGACGGTATCCCGACGCCAGTTGAAAAAATGACCCAGGCACAGCTGCGAGCATTTATCCCGCTGATGTTGAAGTATTCCACCGGGCGGGGCAAACCCGGCTGGGGACGAGACTCGACACGTCCGGCCTGGTGGCCGAAAGAATTACCCTGGGCCAATGTACGCATGGATGCAAGAACGGAGGAGGAAAAACAGAAG ATAAGTTGGACCCATGCGTTGCGGAAAATCGTAATCAATTGTTACAAATACCACGGACGGGAAGATTTGCTGCCCGCATTCAGCGAGGAGGACGAgaaggccaacgctattgcaaCTGCTAACTCAAAC GTTGAGCAAATAAAGATTCAAAACACAAATGTTATCACAACGACCACAACCAGTGGCAACTCGCtggccagcagcagcagcagcaacagcaacggccaacagcagcagcagcagatcaTCATTCAGCATCAGCCGAACGGCACTATCACCACCACCACGAGCAATGCACCCCAGACGCAGACCCATCAGATCATCAAGGAGGTCTCCGACGGGACGATTCAGATTCAAACGCAATCGTCCCCGACGCAGACCCTGAATGCGCAGGTTTGCCTCGACTCGATGGCGCTAAGCGATGTGGAT TACACGCATACAGTGCTGCAAACTATTCAGAACGCCGATGGTACGATGTCCATCATCCAGGTCGATCCCAACAATCCAATCATCACACTTCCAGATGGAACAACCGCACAAGTACAAGGAATCGCAACG CTACAAGCCCAGGGTGACAATGGTGTACACACAATACAGACTATATCGGACGGACAGGGTGAAAGTATGTCCGTAGACCTGACGGAAGCTACCCTCGGCCAGGATGGACAGTTAATCATTACCGGGGAGGATGGTCAAG AATATTCCTACTCTGGCTTCCCGGTGAATGTGAGCGGCATGATCACCCTGCCGGTATCGGCCCAGATGTACCAAACCATGGTAGCCAACATCCAGCAGCTGCCGAACGGGGACGGAACGGTGTGCATAACTCCGATGCAG GTCGAGAACGGTGAAACCATGGAAACAATAACGGTCGGCCCTGGGATGCACCAGATGATGATCCAGGGAGCGGCTGGATCGGAACCACAAGTGCTGCAGGTACTTAGCTTGAAAGATGCGTCGGTTCTGACCAAAGCGATGGCGGCCATCGGAGATGTGAAAACAGACGAAGCAACCATTATTGAGCACTAA
- the LOC129729608 gene encoding DNA-binding protein Ewg isoform X4 — translation MASISIMNSVEEMDLIEDDNITGASDDDDDGDPSSPGSAYDDGTNLLNVAMENEVTAQLVAAGVVGVAAAAAITSSKKKKRPHSFETNPSIRKRQQNRLLRKLRQTIFEYATRVGQQAVVLVATPGKPNNIFKVFGAKPLEDVLKNLRSNVMDKLDEALAAQAPPRVQDDPSLFELPPLIIDGIPTPVEKMTQAQLRAFIPLMLKYSTGRGKPGWGRDSTRPAWWPKELPWANVRMDARTEEEKQKISWTHALRKIVINCYKYHGREDLLPAFSEEDEKANAIATANSNVEQIKIQNTNVITTTTTSGNSLASSSSSNSNGQQQQQQIIIQHQPNGTITTTTSNAPQTQTHQIIKEVSDGTIQIQTQSSPTQTLNAQVCLDSMALSDVDYTHTVLQTIQNADGTMSIIQVDPNNPIITLPDGTTAQVQGIATLQAQGDNGVHTIQTISDGQGESMSVDLTEATLGQDGQLIITGEDGQEYSYSGFPVNVSGMITLPVSAQMYQTMVANIQQLPNGDGTVCITPMQMCDLVENGETMETITVGPGMHQMMIQGAAGSEPQVLQVLSLKDASVLTKAMAAIGDVKTDEATIIEH, via the exons ATGGCCAGCATAAGCATCATGAACTCGGTGGAGGAAATGGATCTGATCGAGGACGATAACATCACTGGCGCGTCGGATGACGACGATGACGGGGATCCGAGTAGTCCGGGCAGTGCATACGACGATGGAACCAACCTGCTTAACGTGGCCATGGAAAATGAAGTCACCGCACAGCTGGTAGCCGCCGGTGTGGTCGGAGTGGCAGCCGCTGCCGCCATTACATCATCCAAGAAAAAGAAACGTCCGCATTCGTTTGAGACAAATCCGTCGATCCGAAAACGGCAGCAAAATCGATTGTTACGAAAATTGAGG CAAACCATCTTCGAGTACGCCACCCGCGTCGGACAGCAGGCGGTCGTTCTGGTAGCCACTCCCGGCAAGCCAAACAACATTTTCAAAGTATTCGGAGCCAAACCTCTCGAGGATGTACTGAAAAATCTGCGCTCCAATGTAATGGACAAACTGGACGAAGCACTGGCAGCACAGGCTCCGCCGCGCGTCCAAGACGATCCGTCTCTGTTCGAACTTCCCCCACTAATTATAGACGGTATCCCGACGCCAGTTGAAAAAATGACCCAGGCACAGCTGCGAGCATTTATCCCGCTGATGTTGAAGTATTCCACCGGGCGGGGCAAACCCGGCTGGGGACGAGACTCGACACGTCCGGCCTGGTGGCCGAAAGAATTACCCTGGGCCAATGTACGCATGGATGCAAGAACGGAGGAGGAAAAACAGAAG ATAAGTTGGACCCATGCGTTGCGGAAAATCGTAATCAATTGTTACAAATACCACGGACGGGAAGATTTGCTGCCCGCATTCAGCGAGGAGGACGAgaaggccaacgctattgcaaCTGCTAACTCAAAC GTTGAGCAAATAAAGATTCAAAACACAAATGTTATCACAACGACCACAACCAGTGGCAACTCGCtggccagcagcagcagcagcaacagcaacggccaacagcagcagcagcagatcaTCATTCAGCATCAGCCGAACGGCACTATCACCACCACCACGAGCAATGCACCCCAGACGCAGACCCATCAGATCATCAAGGAGGTCTCCGACGGGACGATTCAGATTCAAACGCAATCGTCCCCGACGCAGACCCTGAATGCGCAGGTTTGCCTCGACTCGATGGCGCTAAGCGATGTGGAT TACACGCATACAGTGCTGCAAACTATTCAGAACGCCGATGGTACGATGTCCATCATCCAGGTCGATCCCAACAATCCAATCATCACACTTCCAGATGGAACAACCGCACAAGTACAAGGAATCGCAACG CTACAAGCCCAGGGTGACAATGGTGTACACACAATACAGACTATATCGGACGGACAGGGTGAAAGTATGTCCGTAGACCTGACGGAAGCTACCCTCGGCCAGGATGGACAGTTAATCATTACCGGGGAGGATGGTCAAG AATATTCCTACTCTGGCTTCCCGGTGAATGTGAGCGGCATGATCACCCTGCCGGTATCGGCCCAGATGTACCAAACCATGGTAGCCAACATCCAGCAGCTGCCGAACGGGGACGGAACGGTGTGCATAACTCCGATGCAG ATGTGTGATCTT GTCGAGAACGGTGAAACCATGGAAACAATAACGGTCGGCCCTGGGATGCACCAGATGATGATCCAGGGAGCGGCTGGATCGGAACCACAAGTGCTGCAGGTACTTAGCTTGAAAGATGCGTCGGTTCTGACCAAAGCGATGGCGGCCATCGGAGATGTGAAAACAGACGAAGCAACCATTATTGAGCACTAA
- the LOC129729608 gene encoding DNA-binding protein P3A2 isoform X3 translates to MASISIMNSVEEMDLIEDDNITGASDDDDDGDPSSPGSAYDDGTNLLNVAMENEVTAQLVAAGVVGVAAAAAITSSKKKKRPHSFETNPSIRKRQQNRLLRKLRQTIFEYATRVGQQAVVLVATPGKPNNIFKVFGAKPLEDVLKNLRSNVMDKLDEALAAQAPPRVQDDPSLFELPPLIIDGIPTPVEKMTQAQLRAFIPLMLKYSTGRGKPGWGRDSTRPAWWPKELPWANVRMDARTEEEKQKISWTHALRKIVINCYKYHGREDLLPAFSEEDEKANAIATANSNYTHTVLQTIQNADGTMSIIQVDPNNPIITLPDGTTAQVQGIATLQAQGDNGVHTIQTISDGQGESMSVDLTEATLGQDGQLIITGEDGQEYSYSGFPVNVSGMITLPVSAQMYQTMVANIQQLPNGDGTVCITPMQVHSQSTKPENFSNARPTAPTQNVTLSANNSNQLGSNSHQLPNSSINVNSLKRPRSVQNSASLVNPRNATDEQILNQLLASSQSKKLSVIANNNNNNNNSNNSTNNNTIKINLSKDVTDGQQRPIVPQIVIQLNSNMLNAKDLLSENLPAAIEKQVQLVKQELETQAAVDSITPETSPTASPPPLSCRNPSEGKI, encoded by the exons ATGGCCAGCATAAGCATCATGAACTCGGTGGAGGAAATGGATCTGATCGAGGACGATAACATCACTGGCGCGTCGGATGACGACGATGACGGGGATCCGAGTAGTCCGGGCAGTGCATACGACGATGGAACCAACCTGCTTAACGTGGCCATGGAAAATGAAGTCACCGCACAGCTGGTAGCCGCCGGTGTGGTCGGAGTGGCAGCCGCTGCCGCCATTACATCATCCAAGAAAAAGAAACGTCCGCATTCGTTTGAGACAAATCCGTCGATCCGAAAACGGCAGCAAAATCGATTGTTACGAAAATTGAGG CAAACCATCTTCGAGTACGCCACCCGCGTCGGACAGCAGGCGGTCGTTCTGGTAGCCACTCCCGGCAAGCCAAACAACATTTTCAAAGTATTCGGAGCCAAACCTCTCGAGGATGTACTGAAAAATCTGCGCTCCAATGTAATGGACAAACTGGACGAAGCACTGGCAGCACAGGCTCCGCCGCGCGTCCAAGACGATCCGTCTCTGTTCGAACTTCCCCCACTAATTATAGACGGTATCCCGACGCCAGTTGAAAAAATGACCCAGGCACAGCTGCGAGCATTTATCCCGCTGATGTTGAAGTATTCCACCGGGCGGGGCAAACCCGGCTGGGGACGAGACTCGACACGTCCGGCCTGGTGGCCGAAAGAATTACCCTGGGCCAATGTACGCATGGATGCAAGAACGGAGGAGGAAAAACAGAAG ATAAGTTGGACCCATGCGTTGCGGAAAATCGTAATCAATTGTTACAAATACCACGGACGGGAAGATTTGCTGCCCGCATTCAGCGAGGAGGACGAgaaggccaacgctattgcaaCTGCTAACTCAAAC TACACGCATACAGTGCTGCAAACTATTCAGAACGCCGATGGTACGATGTCCATCATCCAGGTCGATCCCAACAATCCAATCATCACACTTCCAGATGGAACAACCGCACAAGTACAAGGAATCGCAACG CTACAAGCCCAGGGTGACAATGGTGTACACACAATACAGACTATATCGGACGGACAGGGTGAAAGTATGTCCGTAGACCTGACGGAAGCTACCCTCGGCCAGGATGGACAGTTAATCATTACCGGGGAGGATGGTCAAG AATATTCCTACTCTGGCTTCCCGGTGAATGTGAGCGGCATGATCACCCTGCCGGTATCGGCCCAGATGTACCAAACCATGGTAGCCAACATCCAGCAGCTGCCGAACGGGGACGGAACGGTGTGCATAACTCCGATGCAGGTACATAGTCAAAGCACGAAGCCCGAGAATTTTAGTAATGCTAGGCCGACCGCACCGACACAGAACGTGACACTTTCTGCCAACAACAGTAATCAGCTGGGCAGCAACAGCCACCAGCTCCCGAACAGTAGCATTAATGTAAACAGTCTCAAGAGGCCCCGTAGTGTACAAAATAGTGCCAGTTTAGTCAATCCTAGAAACGCTACAGATGAGCAAATTTTGAACCAACTGCTAGCATCAAGCCAAAGCAAGAAACTTAGTGTGATagcgaataataataataataataataatagtaataactcCACCAACAATAACACTATAAAAATAAATCTCTCCAAAGACGTGACCGACGGCCAACAGCGGCCTATAGTGCCCCAGATCGTCATTCAGTTGAACAGTAACATGCTCAATGCCAAAGATCTTCTGAGCGAAAACCTCCCAGCCGCAATCGAGAAACAGGTCCAGCTTGTCAAGCAGGAACTGGAAACGCAAGCGGCGGTCGACAGTATAACACCTGAAACATCGCCGACGGCGTCTCCTCCGCCTCTTTCCTGTCGGAATCCTTCCGAAGGCAAAATCTAA
- the LOC129729608 gene encoding DNA-binding protein Ewg isoform X2, whose translation MASISIMNSVEEMDLIEDDNITGASDDDDDGDPSSPGSAYDDGTNLLNVAMENEVTAQLVAAGVVGVAAAAAITSSKKKKRPHSFETNPSIRKRQQNRLLRKLRQTIFEYATRVGQQAVVLVATPGKPNNIFKVFGAKPLEDVLKNLRSNVMDKLDEALAAQAPPRVQDDPSLFELPPLIIDGIPTPVEKMTQAQLRAFIPLMLKYSTGRGKPGWGRDSTRPAWWPKELPWANVRMDARTEEEKQKISWTHALRKIVINCYKYHGREDLLPAFSEEDEKANAIATANSNVEQIKIQNTNVITTTTTSGNSLASSSSSNSNGQQQQQQIIIQHQPNGTITTTTSNAPQTQTHQIIKEVSDGTIQIQTQSSPTQTLNAQYTHTVLQTIQNADGTMSIIQVDPNNPIITLPDGTTAQVQGIATLQAQGDNGVHTIQTISDGQGESMSVDLTEATLGQDGQLIITGEDGQEYSYSGFPVNVSGMITLPVSAQMYQTMVANIQQLPNGDGTVCITPMQVHSQSTKPENFSNARPTAPTQNVTLSANNSNQLGSNSHQLPNSSINVNSLKRPRSVQNSASLVNPRNATDEQILNQLLASSQSKKLSVIANNNNNNNNSNNSTNNNTIKINLSKDVTDGQQRPIVPQIVIQLNSNMLNAKDLLSENLPAAIEKQVQLVKQELETQAAVDSITPETSPTASPPPLSCRNPSEGKI comes from the exons ATGGCCAGCATAAGCATCATGAACTCGGTGGAGGAAATGGATCTGATCGAGGACGATAACATCACTGGCGCGTCGGATGACGACGATGACGGGGATCCGAGTAGTCCGGGCAGTGCATACGACGATGGAACCAACCTGCTTAACGTGGCCATGGAAAATGAAGTCACCGCACAGCTGGTAGCCGCCGGTGTGGTCGGAGTGGCAGCCGCTGCCGCCATTACATCATCCAAGAAAAAGAAACGTCCGCATTCGTTTGAGACAAATCCGTCGATCCGAAAACGGCAGCAAAATCGATTGTTACGAAAATTGAGG CAAACCATCTTCGAGTACGCCACCCGCGTCGGACAGCAGGCGGTCGTTCTGGTAGCCACTCCCGGCAAGCCAAACAACATTTTCAAAGTATTCGGAGCCAAACCTCTCGAGGATGTACTGAAAAATCTGCGCTCCAATGTAATGGACAAACTGGACGAAGCACTGGCAGCACAGGCTCCGCCGCGCGTCCAAGACGATCCGTCTCTGTTCGAACTTCCCCCACTAATTATAGACGGTATCCCGACGCCAGTTGAAAAAATGACCCAGGCACAGCTGCGAGCATTTATCCCGCTGATGTTGAAGTATTCCACCGGGCGGGGCAAACCCGGCTGGGGACGAGACTCGACACGTCCGGCCTGGTGGCCGAAAGAATTACCCTGGGCCAATGTACGCATGGATGCAAGAACGGAGGAGGAAAAACAGAAG ATAAGTTGGACCCATGCGTTGCGGAAAATCGTAATCAATTGTTACAAATACCACGGACGGGAAGATTTGCTGCCCGCATTCAGCGAGGAGGACGAgaaggccaacgctattgcaaCTGCTAACTCAAAC GTTGAGCAAATAAAGATTCAAAACACAAATGTTATCACAACGACCACAACCAGTGGCAACTCGCtggccagcagcagcagcagcaacagcaacggccaacagcagcagcagcagatcaTCATTCAGCATCAGCCGAACGGCACTATCACCACCACCACGAGCAATGCACCCCAGACGCAGACCCATCAGATCATCAAGGAGGTCTCCGACGGGACGATTCAGATTCAAACGCAATCGTCCCCGACGCAGACCCTGAATGCGCAG TACACGCATACAGTGCTGCAAACTATTCAGAACGCCGATGGTACGATGTCCATCATCCAGGTCGATCCCAACAATCCAATCATCACACTTCCAGATGGAACAACCGCACAAGTACAAGGAATCGCAACG CTACAAGCCCAGGGTGACAATGGTGTACACACAATACAGACTATATCGGACGGACAGGGTGAAAGTATGTCCGTAGACCTGACGGAAGCTACCCTCGGCCAGGATGGACAGTTAATCATTACCGGGGAGGATGGTCAAG AATATTCCTACTCTGGCTTCCCGGTGAATGTGAGCGGCATGATCACCCTGCCGGTATCGGCCCAGATGTACCAAACCATGGTAGCCAACATCCAGCAGCTGCCGAACGGGGACGGAACGGTGTGCATAACTCCGATGCAGGTACATAGTCAAAGCACGAAGCCCGAGAATTTTAGTAATGCTAGGCCGACCGCACCGACACAGAACGTGACACTTTCTGCCAACAACAGTAATCAGCTGGGCAGCAACAGCCACCAGCTCCCGAACAGTAGCATTAATGTAAACAGTCTCAAGAGGCCCCGTAGTGTACAAAATAGTGCCAGTTTAGTCAATCCTAGAAACGCTACAGATGAGCAAATTTTGAACCAACTGCTAGCATCAAGCCAAAGCAAGAAACTTAGTGTGATagcgaataataataataataataataatagtaataactcCACCAACAATAACACTATAAAAATAAATCTCTCCAAAGACGTGACCGACGGCCAACAGCGGCCTATAGTGCCCCAGATCGTCATTCAGTTGAACAGTAACATGCTCAATGCCAAAGATCTTCTGAGCGAAAACCTCCCAGCCGCAATCGAGAAACAGGTCCAGCTTGTCAAGCAGGAACTGGAAACGCAAGCGGCGGTCGACAGTATAACACCTGAAACATCGCCGACGGCGTCTCCTCCGCCTCTTTCCTGTCGGAATCCTTCCGAAGGCAAAATCTAA
- the LOC129729608 gene encoding DNA-binding protein Ewg isoform X1, with protein sequence MASISIMNSVEEMDLIEDDNITGASDDDDDGDPSSPGSAYDDGTNLLNVAMENEVTAQLVAAGVVGVAAAAAITSSKKKKRPHSFETNPSIRKRQQNRLLRKLRQTIFEYATRVGQQAVVLVATPGKPNNIFKVFGAKPLEDVLKNLRSNVMDKLDEALAAQAPPRVQDDPSLFELPPLIIDGIPTPVEKMTQAQLRAFIPLMLKYSTGRGKPGWGRDSTRPAWWPKELPWANVRMDARTEEEKQKISWTHALRKIVINCYKYHGREDLLPAFSEEDEKANAIATANSNVEQIKIQNTNVITTTTTSGNSLASSSSSNSNGQQQQQQIIIQHQPNGTITTTTSNAPQTQTHQIIKEVSDGTIQIQTQSSPTQTLNAQVCLDSMALSDVDYTHTVLQTIQNADGTMSIIQVDPNNPIITLPDGTTAQVQGIATLQAQGDNGVHTIQTISDGQGESMSVDLTEATLGQDGQLIITGEDGQEYSYSGFPVNVSGMITLPVSAQMYQTMVANIQQLPNGDGTVCITPMQVHSQSTKPENFSNARPTAPTQNVTLSANNSNQLGSNSHQLPNSSINVNSLKRPRSVQNSASLVNPRNATDEQILNQLLASSQSKKLSVIANNNNNNNNSNNSTNNNTIKINLSKDVTDGQQRPIVPQIVIQLNSNMLNAKDLLSENLPAAIEKQVQLVKQELETQAAVDSITPETSPTASPPPLSCRNPSEGKI encoded by the exons ATGGCCAGCATAAGCATCATGAACTCGGTGGAGGAAATGGATCTGATCGAGGACGATAACATCACTGGCGCGTCGGATGACGACGATGACGGGGATCCGAGTAGTCCGGGCAGTGCATACGACGATGGAACCAACCTGCTTAACGTGGCCATGGAAAATGAAGTCACCGCACAGCTGGTAGCCGCCGGTGTGGTCGGAGTGGCAGCCGCTGCCGCCATTACATCATCCAAGAAAAAGAAACGTCCGCATTCGTTTGAGACAAATCCGTCGATCCGAAAACGGCAGCAAAATCGATTGTTACGAAAATTGAGG CAAACCATCTTCGAGTACGCCACCCGCGTCGGACAGCAGGCGGTCGTTCTGGTAGCCACTCCCGGCAAGCCAAACAACATTTTCAAAGTATTCGGAGCCAAACCTCTCGAGGATGTACTGAAAAATCTGCGCTCCAATGTAATGGACAAACTGGACGAAGCACTGGCAGCACAGGCTCCGCCGCGCGTCCAAGACGATCCGTCTCTGTTCGAACTTCCCCCACTAATTATAGACGGTATCCCGACGCCAGTTGAAAAAATGACCCAGGCACAGCTGCGAGCATTTATCCCGCTGATGTTGAAGTATTCCACCGGGCGGGGCAAACCCGGCTGGGGACGAGACTCGACACGTCCGGCCTGGTGGCCGAAAGAATTACCCTGGGCCAATGTACGCATGGATGCAAGAACGGAGGAGGAAAAACAGAAG ATAAGTTGGACCCATGCGTTGCGGAAAATCGTAATCAATTGTTACAAATACCACGGACGGGAAGATTTGCTGCCCGCATTCAGCGAGGAGGACGAgaaggccaacgctattgcaaCTGCTAACTCAAAC GTTGAGCAAATAAAGATTCAAAACACAAATGTTATCACAACGACCACAACCAGTGGCAACTCGCtggccagcagcagcagcagcaacagcaacggccaacagcagcagcagcagatcaTCATTCAGCATCAGCCGAACGGCACTATCACCACCACCACGAGCAATGCACCCCAGACGCAGACCCATCAGATCATCAAGGAGGTCTCCGACGGGACGATTCAGATTCAAACGCAATCGTCCCCGACGCAGACCCTGAATGCGCAGGTTTGCCTCGACTCGATGGCGCTAAGCGATGTGGAT TACACGCATACAGTGCTGCAAACTATTCAGAACGCCGATGGTACGATGTCCATCATCCAGGTCGATCCCAACAATCCAATCATCACACTTCCAGATGGAACAACCGCACAAGTACAAGGAATCGCAACG CTACAAGCCCAGGGTGACAATGGTGTACACACAATACAGACTATATCGGACGGACAGGGTGAAAGTATGTCCGTAGACCTGACGGAAGCTACCCTCGGCCAGGATGGACAGTTAATCATTACCGGGGAGGATGGTCAAG AATATTCCTACTCTGGCTTCCCGGTGAATGTGAGCGGCATGATCACCCTGCCGGTATCGGCCCAGATGTACCAAACCATGGTAGCCAACATCCAGCAGCTGCCGAACGGGGACGGAACGGTGTGCATAACTCCGATGCAGGTACATAGTCAAAGCACGAAGCCCGAGAATTTTAGTAATGCTAGGCCGACCGCACCGACACAGAACGTGACACTTTCTGCCAACAACAGTAATCAGCTGGGCAGCAACAGCCACCAGCTCCCGAACAGTAGCATTAATGTAAACAGTCTCAAGAGGCCCCGTAGTGTACAAAATAGTGCCAGTTTAGTCAATCCTAGAAACGCTACAGATGAGCAAATTTTGAACCAACTGCTAGCATCAAGCCAAAGCAAGAAACTTAGTGTGATagcgaataataataataataataataatagtaataactcCACCAACAATAACACTATAAAAATAAATCTCTCCAAAGACGTGACCGACGGCCAACAGCGGCCTATAGTGCCCCAGATCGTCATTCAGTTGAACAGTAACATGCTCAATGCCAAAGATCTTCTGAGCGAAAACCTCCCAGCCGCAATCGAGAAACAGGTCCAGCTTGTCAAGCAGGAACTGGAAACGCAAGCGGCGGTCGACAGTATAACACCTGAAACATCGCCGACGGCGTCTCCTCCGCCTCTTTCCTGTCGGAATCCTTCCGAAGGCAAAATCTAA
- the LOC129729312 gene encoding uncharacterized protein LOC129729312, producing MTKIERGLEDSLSNLEQFVSGFDKNRDQAKISSRLDRLEGLFSEFRTKRAKIESRQEQDLDLKSDASDPKEKQVKLDVDAANKSNRLSFENRYFDLKDFLLSHLAKPTAIAAPSPVSLPCQPLASRIHLPVFKIPSFDGSVKDWLSFRDAFQSMIDKEPLLTAFDKFNYLLTVLTKDARTLVESIEVTAANYEVAWSMLQERFENKKIIARTLIDGFLEAEPMRKESFDALVHLIDSFERNLLQLKKLGLQPEEWSHLLAHLLYRRLDSDTQRHWERTHKSREVPSAIAIIVMKR from the exons atgaccaaaatcgaACGAGGGCTTGAAGATTCGTTGTCTAACCTCGAACAATTTGTTAGCGGCTTCGACAAAAACCGAGATCAAGCGAAAATCAGTTCGCGTCTGGATCGGTTGGAAGGTTTATTTAGCGAGTTTCGAACCAAGCGAGCTAAAATAGAATCGCGGCAAGAGCAAGACTTGGATTTAAAGAGTGATGCATCCGATCCAAAAGAGAAGCAAGTGAAACTGGacgtcgatgctgcgaataaATCCAACCGTTTGAGTTTTGAGAATAGGTATTTCGACTTAAAAGACTTTCTGCTGTCACACCTAGCCAAACCGACTGCTATAGCTGCTCCCTCTCCCGTATCCTTGCCCTGCCAACCGTTAGCATCTCGAATCCACCTCCCAGTTTTCAAAATCCCTTCTTTTGATGGCAGTGTAAAGGATTGGCTTAGTTTTCGTGATGCTTTCCAGAGCATGATCGATAAGGAACCGTTGCTAACCGCTTTCGACAAGTTTAATTATCTGTTAACCGTGCTTACTAAGGATGCCAGGACGTTAGTAGAATCGATAGAGGTAACCGCCGCGAATTACGAAGTGGCTTGGTCGATGCTGCAGGAGCggtttgaaaacaaaaagatAATCGCCCGCACATTGATTGACGGTTTTCTGGAAGCGGAACCGATGAGAAAAGAGTCTTTCGACGCCTTAGTTCACCTCATCGACTCTTTTGAACGCAATTTACTTCAGTTGAAAAAGCTTGGTTTGCAACCTGAAGAATGGTCTCATCTTCTCGCTCATTTGTTATACAGACGACTTGACTCAGACACTCAGCGACATTGGGAACGCACACACAAGAGCCGTGAGGTGCCGAG CGCAATCGCGATCATCGTCATGAAACGGTGA